The Candidatus Palauibacter australiensis genome includes the window AACGTACGTGGCGGACATTCCGCAGCAGTCGGCCGCCATCCCGAGGAACATCGATGAAGGCTCGCTGCTCGCGTCCGCGAACGTCGAGATCCCCGCGTCGGTGGTCGTGCCCGGGCTCGAGATGGTCGTCGAAATAGACCCGGACGGAACGCTGGATCCCGGCCTCGGCGTACAACGGAGGATTCCCGAGACGGGCCGTACGGCGGTCGACGTGCGAACCCCGCCCGTCCTCGATCTCACGGTGATACCGTTCCTGTGGTCGGTGGCCCCGGATCGTTCGATCGTGGACCTCACGGCCAACCTGAGTGCGGACCACGACATCTTCCTCAATACTCGTACGCTGCTACCGGTCGGCGACCTCCAGGTCTCGGTGCACGAACCTGTGACGACCGACAGAAACCGCGCCTTCGACCTGGTCGATGTGACGGAGATGATTCGGGTCCTCGAGGGCGCCACCGGCCACTACATGGGCATGATGACGGGCGAGTTGGGAAGCAGCTTCATCGGCGCCGCGCTGGAGCCGGGCAGATCTTCTTTCGCGATCTGGCGAACGGATGTCGTGGCCCACGAACTCGGGCACAACATGAGTCTCGCCCACGCGCCGTGCGGCGGCGCCGGGAGGCCCGACCCGGCGTTTCCGCAGCGCGACGGTTCGATCGGCGACTGGGGGTACGACTTCGTCACCGGTCGATTGGTCCCGCCGACCGCGCCGGACTTCATGTCCTACTGCGGTCCCCCCGACTGGACGGGCAGCTTTCATTTCACCAAGGCGCTGCGCTTCCGGAGTTTCGACGACAGTGGCGCGGCCGCCGCCGTGGCGGGACCGGCCAGGTCGCTGCTGTTGTGGGGCGGCGTCGATTCCGCGGGGACACCGTTTCTGGAACCCGCCTTCGTGGTCGACGCGCCACCCGTGGCGCCGCGCGCCGCTGGCGACCACCAGCTTACCGGCTGGGCTGCGGACGGGCGCGAGTTGTTCTCGCTCAGCTTCGCCATGCCCGAAGTGGCGGACGGCGAGGGAGCGGGAAGTTTCGTCTTCGCCCTGCCCGTGAGGGCTGGCTGGGCCGCCGCCCTGGCGAGCATCGCGCTGTCCGGCCCCGGAGGCTCGGCCACGCTGGACGGAGCGACGGACCGCCCCATGGCCATCCTGCGCGACCCCCGGACCGGGCAGGTGCGCGCATTCCTGTCGGATCTCCCGGCCGCGGCCCGGACGGCGGACGCCGTGGCGCAGACCATCGGGCAGGGGCTGGAAGTGCTGTTCAGCCGAGGCATTCCCCCCGCGGATGCTTGGAGACCGTGAACCCGCACTGAGATTGAGAGGGCCATCGACTCGTCCACATTCGCCCGTATATCTTGTTCCGCCCGATAGGGACTATCCCGACTCCTGGTCGAGCGCTGAACGACGGGGCTTGAACATCGCCTGACGGAGAAGACAGGAGGCTTGAGGCTATGACCAGCATCGACCGTGATTTCGGTGATCTTGCCGTTATGCGCGTGCCCGTCAAGCGAGCTGCCTACAGCCGTCGCACCGCGTGGACAATGGCGATCCTGGCCGAACTCGCCTACACGCCGTTCGACGAGGAGTCCGAGCAGCACATTCTGGATCTCGCGGAGGAACTTGCGACGCTGACGGACCGCGAAAGGATCGCCGATCGGTTGGTAAAGTTTCGGAAGACGCTCCGCGGATTCGATGGCGCGCCGGAAGCAGAGCGCAGGAATCAGAAGCTTCGGGCGGCGCTTGCCTGCGGCGGATTCCAATTGGTGGGTTCGGTCCTGTACGATCCCGGGACGGACACGCAGGGGTTCGTCGCGGCGCGGCGCGACGACGAAGGCACCGGTATGGCAGTGATCTGCTTTCGCGGCACCACCCGGATCCGAGACTGGATGACGAATCTGGATATCGCGCCGCGGTCGATCGAGAACCCGAGGACTGGCGCGCCCATCGGCAACATGCATAAGGGGTTCCACAACGCCTACCGCTCCGTGCACGACCAGATCGGCGAGCGCCTCAAAGGTCTCGAGGACCTGCCGCTCTATATCACGGGCCACTCCCTGGGCGGAGCGCTCGCCGTCGTCGCGACCTGGTATCAGAGTTCGCAACGCCTGGCTGCCTGCTACACGTTCGGCGCGCCCCGCGTGGGAGACCAGGGCTTGATCGACCGGTTCAAGACGCCGATCTACCGGATCGTAAACGGTCCGGATCCGGTCTCGTTAGTGCCACCGGCTGGCTTCGGACTCGAGATCGTCAAAGCCATATTCCGTGTTCTGGGAGTCTTCCTGCCGTTTTGGGGATGGGCAGCGTGGGTCACGGACAAGCTCATTCGCAATCAGCGGTTCCGGCACTACGGATACATGCGATATCTGACGGTGGCGAAACCCGGACCGGACGGGAGTTACCCGGGGCTTCGACTGGAGTTCGCTTTATCTACGCCCGATCGCCTGGCCCGGTTCATCAGGCTGCGAACATCGGGAACGGGAGACCGCATCGACAAGTACCATGACATTGCCCGATACCGAAACAAGCTGCGCGCTCATGCGCTGAGGGCGAACCCGCCTTAGGGCCGGCGCGACGTTCCTGTCTTCGTCTCGTCGGTGGCACCTGCTTCGCGCCGACTACGGGACCCGAACCAGAACCCGATTATTGGGCCGATAACCGCAACGACATAAGAAAAGACGTCCTTCGCCTGGTCATATTGAGCCATAAATAGAAAGGAGATGATCAAAACCCCGGCCATCAATGCGAAGGTCCACGCCATTATGTGCGTGACGATGGGCTGAACCATCTCTCTCCGGAATACTGTTTCAAAACCAGTCCTCTTGCCGGATTCCGGGGGTGCGGTCAATCGAAGGACCAACTGACCTAACCCGATGACCAGAACCAGGATCAGGCCTGAAATCAAGAGGGGCCACCATTCGCCGAGCCATCCTGACATTCGTCCGTCTCCTCGTCAAACCTTGGAGCAATAGTCGTTGGCGCTCCCAAGATGTGACGTGAATCTTTTCATGGCAAGTCGTCGCGTAAGCGGCTATAACGCTTACACTCCAGCATTCCCCGCTGCGAAGCCTGGAGCGCGAAAGACCTCAGCGGCCTTCGCCGCGGCGGTAGGCGAAAGGCCAGACGTAGAAGTAGTCCTTCACGTTGCGCCACAGTTTGGACAGGCCCTCGGGCTCGAACACCAGGAAGAGGATGATGACGAGCCCGAACGCCGCCTGCTGCACGCTGGGCAGGA containing:
- a CDS encoding lipase family protein, with translation MTSIDRDFGDLAVMRVPVKRAAYSRRTAWTMAILAELAYTPFDEESEQHILDLAEELATLTDRERIADRLVKFRKTLRGFDGAPEAERRNQKLRAALACGGFQLVGSVLYDPGTDTQGFVAARRDDEGTGMAVICFRGTTRIRDWMTNLDIAPRSIENPRTGAPIGNMHKGFHNAYRSVHDQIGERLKGLEDLPLYITGHSLGGALAVVATWYQSSQRLAACYTFGAPRVGDQGLIDRFKTPIYRIVNGPDPVSLVPPAGFGLEIVKAIFRVLGVFLPFWGWAAWVTDKLIRNQRFRHYGYMRYLTVAKPGPDGSYPGLRLEFALSTPDRLARFIRLRTSGTGDRIDKYHDIARYRNKLRAHALRANPP